A region from the Volucribacter amazonae genome encodes:
- a CDS encoding 2-dehydro-3-deoxygalactonokinase, producing MNIITVDWGTSSFRANLVTSEGKVIETIANNQGITQINQSFKQVLQQNLGQLTGYQANIPIIMSGMIGSKNGWYEVPYVSLPCNSQTLAQGIVKLNEPEIEIYIIAGVAKTGKDTDVLRGEETEIIGAITSLNLIDTTMIIPGTHSKVVKIEQGLLTDFKTFLTGEMFSALCQATILGSFGSKVSETSPWFYQGVELAYQTQHAGDLLNIIFQARSQVLIAKLPPQEAASFLSGMLIGAEIGASNYAYPDIWILGNGKLPQLYQQALAHLNYRSQIVPNNAASLGALTIFNQYQRGLL from the coding sequence ATGAACATTATTACTGTTGATTGGGGAACATCATCATTTAGAGCCAACTTGGTCACAAGTGAAGGAAAAGTAATAGAAACAATAGCAAATAACCAAGGTATTACACAAATAAATCAATCCTTTAAACAAGTATTACAACAAAATCTTGGTCAACTAACGGGATACCAAGCCAATATTCCCATTATTATGTCAGGAATGATTGGCTCAAAAAATGGGTGGTATGAAGTGCCTTATGTTTCTCTCCCCTGTAATAGTCAGACGTTAGCACAAGGTATAGTAAAACTCAATGAACCAGAAATAGAAATCTATATTATTGCAGGTGTTGCTAAAACAGGCAAAGATACCGATGTATTACGTGGTGAAGAAACAGAAATCATCGGAGCAATAACCAGTTTAAATCTCATAGATACCACGATGATTATTCCCGGTACACATTCCAAAGTAGTCAAAATTGAACAGGGATTGTTAACAGACTTCAAGACTTTTTTGACGGGTGAAATGTTTTCTGCCCTGTGTCAAGCCACTATTTTAGGAAGTTTTGGATCTAAAGTAAGCGAAACATCACCTTGGTTTTATCAAGGCGTAGAATTAGCCTATCAAACTCAACACGCAGGGGATTTATTAAATATTATATTTCAAGCACGTAGCCAAGTATTAATAGCCAAACTCCCCCCTCAAGAGGCAGCAAGTTTTTTAAGTGGTATGCTAATTGGTGCTGAAATTGGTGCCTCAAATTATGCTTATCCTGATATTTGGATTTTAGGTAATGGAAAATTACCTCAACTTTATCAACAAGCCCTCGCTCATCTAAATTACCGCAGTCAAATTGTACCCAATAATGCAGCTAGCTTAGGAGCTTTAACCATATTTAATCAATATCAAAGAGGTTTGCTATGA
- a CDS encoding 2-dehydro-3-deoxy-6-phosphogalactonate aldolase, with the protein MNKLFSQYLQQNPIIAILRGIQPQNCLAISQILYDLGIRIIEVPLNSPNPFISIQRLADTFQHKAIIGAGTVLTDQQVEQVYQAGGKIIIAPNLDLQVGIAAKQRQMLWLPGVFTPSEAFLALNHGADALKIFPAEAISPQTIKAWRTVLPVTSKLIAVGGINHHNIHLYLTYCDGIGIGNGLFNVGDDTATVLNKTKSILQTIN; encoded by the coding sequence ATGAATAAGTTATTTTCTCAATATTTACAACAAAATCCTATTATTGCTATTTTACGAGGGATCCAACCACAAAATTGCCTAGCTATTAGCCAAATTCTCTATGATCTTGGCATTAGAATTATTGAGGTTCCCCTTAATTCTCCCAATCCTTTTATAAGTATTCAGCGATTAGCAGATACTTTTCAACATAAAGCTATTATAGGAGCAGGAACAGTATTAACTGATCAACAAGTAGAACAAGTTTATCAAGCAGGAGGAAAAATTATCATCGCTCCGAATCTTGATTTACAAGTAGGAATCGCTGCCAAACAGCGACAAATGCTTTGGTTACCTGGTGTTTTTACCCCAAGCGAGGCATTCTTAGCATTAAACCATGGTGCTGATGCATTAAAAATATTCCCTGCCGAAGCCATATCACCACAAACAATTAAGGCATGGCGTACTGTTTTGCCAGTGACAAGTAAACTTATTGCGGTTGGTGGTATTAACCATCACAATATTCATTTATATTTAACATATTGTGATGGCATTGGTATAGGTAACGGGCTATTTAATGTAGGAGATGATACAGCTACGGTATTGAATAAAACCAAAAGTATTCTACAAACAATCAATTAA
- a CDS encoding thiamine pyrophosphate-dependent enzyme, with amino-acid sequence MNKTVADQVVEMLIEAGVKRVYAITGDSLNPVNDAIRRNGEIEWIHVRHEEVAAYAASMDAELNGIGCCMGSSGPGHVHLVNGLYDANRSGNPVIAIASTCPTNKFAQDYFQETNPYYLFQDCSKFVAVANTAEQTPHMLQAALQNAVAQRGVAVLGLPGDVASAKAVAISTATQHYPAKPIFRPNDQELQQLADLLNQHKNITLYCGHGCQNAVSEVRQLAEKLNAPIAYTFRGKIFFDSDDNAHKVGLNGLLGYRSGYDACHKAEVLVMLGCDFPYTEFLPTNNKIVQIDINPARLGRRAQLTQGLAGDIADTLQALLPLINAKTDRTFLQAMQQEFAKSEANFNSYITEKSKEDEIQPEYVAHLVNELAADDAIMTVDTGMTVVWAARFIGRKKDRYLTGSFNHGSMANAMPMAIGAAATNTPRQIVALCGDGGLSMLLGDLATIMQYQWPIKIIVFNNRSLGMVKLEMQAHGFVDWQTNMVNPPFEKIADLMGIKGFTAHKGSEVEDVLKQAFAHQGPALVNIYTSSDALSSPPHTSLAQVRGFMTSMMKKAYAGETEEVIAAAKAGIKHVKDLF; translated from the coding sequence ATGAATAAAACTGTTGCCGATCAAGTTGTTGAAATGTTAATTGAGGCAGGGGTAAAACGGGTATATGCCATTACTGGCGATAGCTTAAACCCAGTTAATGATGCTATTCGTCGTAATGGTGAGATCGAATGGATTCACGTTCGTCACGAAGAAGTGGCGGCTTATGCGGCTTCAATGGATGCAGAATTAAATGGTATAGGTTGTTGTATGGGCAGTTCTGGGCCGGGACATGTGCATTTAGTAAATGGCTTATATGATGCTAACCGTTCAGGCAACCCAGTGATCGCCATTGCCAGCACTTGTCCAACCAATAAATTTGCTCAAGATTATTTCCAAGAAACCAACCCTTATTATTTATTCCAAGATTGCAGTAAATTTGTCGCCGTTGCTAATACCGCAGAGCAAACACCACATATGTTACAAGCGGCATTGCAAAATGCCGTAGCACAACGTGGCGTTGCCGTATTGGGCTTACCTGGCGATGTGGCTTCCGCTAAAGCAGTAGCCATTAGTACCGCAACACAACATTATCCTGCAAAACCGATTTTCCGCCCGAATGATCAAGAATTGCAACAGTTGGCAGACTTACTCAATCAGCACAAAAACATTACCCTTTATTGTGGACACGGTTGCCAAAATGCGGTCTCTGAAGTACGTCAATTAGCGGAAAAATTAAACGCACCGATTGCCTATACTTTCCGTGGCAAAATTTTCTTTGATAGCGATGATAATGCACACAAAGTGGGGCTTAATGGCTTATTGGGCTACCGTTCTGGCTATGATGCTTGCCATAAAGCGGAAGTGTTAGTGATGTTAGGTTGCGATTTCCCTTATACTGAATTTTTACCAACCAACAATAAAATCGTACAAATTGATATTAATCCTGCACGTTTAGGACGCCGAGCTCAATTAACTCAAGGCTTAGCTGGCGATATTGCGGATACCTTACAAGCATTACTGCCATTAATTAATGCCAAAACTGACCGCACTTTCTTGCAAGCAATGCAACAAGAATTTGCCAAATCAGAAGCGAATTTCAATAGCTATATCACCGAAAAAAGCAAAGAAGACGAAATTCAACCTGAATATGTTGCCCACTTAGTCAATGAACTAGCCGCTGATGACGCCATTATGACCGTAGATACAGGTATGACAGTAGTTTGGGCAGCCCGTTTTATTGGACGCAAAAAAGATCGCTACCTCACAGGTTCTTTTAATCACGGCTCAATGGCAAATGCAATGCCTATGGCGATTGGCGCCGCTGCCACCAATACCCCACGTCAAATTGTGGCACTTTGTGGCGACGGTGGCTTATCTATGTTACTCGGCGATTTAGCCACCATTATGCAATACCAATGGCCGATTAAAATTATTGTGTTTAATAACCGTAGCCTTGGTATGGTGAAATTAGAAATGCAAGCTCACGGTTTTGTGGACTGGCAAACCAATATGGTTAATCCACCCTTTGAAAAAATCGCCGATCTTATGGGCATTAAAGGCTTTACCGCCCATAAAGGTAGCGAAGTGGAAGATGTCTTAAAACAAGCCTTTGCTCATCAAGGCCCTGCTTTAGTCAATATCTATACTTCATCTGATGCACTAAGCTCTCCACCACATACTAGCCTTGCTCAAGTGCGTGGTTTTATGACTTCAATGATGAAAAAAGCCTATGCAGGCGAAACAGAAGAAGTGATTGCCGCCGCAAAAGCAGGAATAAAACACGTTAAGGATTTATTCTAA
- a CDS encoding 23S rRNA (adenine(2030)-N(6))-methyltransferase RlmJ has protein sequence MLSYRHSFHAGNHADVLKHLVLMLIIESLQQKDKGFYYLDTHAGTGHYQLTSSQSEKTGEYKEGIARLWDKTDLPSELARYVKLIQRLNGSKTLRYYAGSPLIAATLLRPQDRALLTELHPTDFPLLRHNFSQFANVKVKRENGFQQLKSTLPPKERRGLILIDPPYELKQDYEWVVDAIEEGYKRFATGIYAIWYPVVLRQQTKRMINGLRQTGINKILQIELAVAPDNQQRGMTASGMIVINPPWQLESQIKQLLPYLVNCLVPTGTGHWTVDWLVGE, from the coding sequence ATGTTAAGTTATCGTCATAGCTTTCATGCAGGCAATCATGCCGATGTATTAAAACATTTAGTATTAATGTTGATAATTGAAAGCCTACAACAAAAAGACAAAGGATTTTATTATTTAGACACCCATGCGGGGACGGGGCATTATCAATTAACCAGTTCTCAATCGGAAAAAACAGGGGAATATAAAGAGGGGATTGCACGTTTATGGGATAAAACGGATTTACCCTCCGAATTAGCACGTTATGTGAAGTTAATTCAGCGTTTAAATGGCAGTAAAACTTTGCGTTATTATGCGGGATCACCGTTAATTGCTGCCACTTTGTTACGTCCACAAGATCGGGCGTTATTGACAGAATTACACCCTACGGATTTCCCTTTATTGCGTCATAATTTTAGTCAATTTGCTAATGTAAAGGTAAAACGTGAAAATGGTTTTCAGCAGTTAAAATCAACCTTACCTCCTAAGGAACGGCGAGGGTTGATCTTGATTGATCCGCCTTATGAATTAAAGCAAGATTATGAATGGGTGGTAGACGCTATTGAGGAGGGCTATAAACGTTTTGCAACAGGGATTTATGCTATTTGGTATCCTGTGGTATTACGTCAGCAAACCAAACGTATGATCAATGGGTTACGACAAACGGGCATTAATAAAATTTTGCAAATTGAACTTGCCGTTGCCCCTGATAATCAACAGCGAGGTATGACAGCGAGTGGTATGATTGTGATTAATCCACCTTGGCAGTTAGAAAGTCAAATAAAACAATTATTGCCTTATTTAGTGAATTGTTTAGTTCCCACAGGAACAGGGCATTGGACTGTGGATTGGCTTGTGGGGGAGTGA
- the gorA gene encoding glutathione-disulfide reductase — protein MTRHYDYIAIGGGSGGIASINRAASYGKKCAIIEAKHLGGTCVNVGCVPKKVMWHGAQIAEAVKLYAPDYGFDLELKSFDYAKLVESREAYIGRIHNSYNNVLSKNNVDVIQGFAKFVDSKTVEVNGEKITADHILIATGGRPSRPNIEGAEYGIDSDGVFALRELPKRVAIVGAGYIAVELAGVFNSFGVESHLFVRKHAPLRSMDPMLYETLMEVFEQDGIQLHTQAIPQRVVKNADGSLTLTLEDGRSTDVDCLVWAIGREPATDVINLEATGVATNERGFIKVDKFQNTNVAGIYAVGDIIEGGIELTPVAVAAGRRLSERLFNNKPNEHLDYNLVPTVVFSHPPIGTIGLTEPEAIAQYGEDNVKVYKSSFTAMYTAVTQHRQPCRMKLVCVGKEEKIVGLHGIGFGVDEMIQGFAVAIKMGATKADFDNTVAIHPTGSEEFVTMR, from the coding sequence ATGACAAGACATTATGATTATATTGCTATTGGTGGCGGTAGTGGGGGCATTGCCTCAATTAATCGTGCGGCGAGCTATGGTAAAAAATGTGCCATTATTGAGGCAAAACATTTAGGTGGAACTTGCGTCAATGTAGGTTGTGTGCCGAAAAAAGTGATGTGGCATGGGGCTCAAATTGCTGAAGCAGTGAAACTTTATGCACCAGATTATGGTTTTGATCTTGAATTAAAATCCTTTGATTATGCCAAATTAGTGGAAAGTCGTGAGGCTTATATTGGGCGTATTCATAATTCTTATAATAATGTATTAAGTAAAAATAATGTTGATGTTATTCAAGGTTTCGCTAAATTTGTAGATAGTAAAACCGTTGAAGTGAATGGCGAAAAAATTACCGCGGATCATATTTTGATTGCAACAGGTGGTCGTCCATCTCGTCCAAATATTGAGGGAGCGGAATATGGTATTGACTCTGATGGCGTATTTGCTTTGCGTGAATTGCCAAAACGTGTAGCCATTGTTGGGGCAGGTTATATTGCGGTAGAGCTTGCAGGGGTGTTTAATAGTTTTGGTGTGGAAAGTCATTTATTTGTGCGTAAACACGCACCATTGCGTTCAATGGATCCGATGTTGTATGAAACTTTAATGGAGGTTTTTGAACAAGATGGTATTCAGTTACATACTCAAGCTATTCCGCAACGAGTGGTAAAAAATGCAGATGGTTCATTAACTTTAACATTAGAAGACGGACGCAGTACCGATGTGGATTGTTTAGTGTGGGCGATTGGGCGTGAGCCTGCTACGGATGTGATTAATCTTGAAGCCACTGGCGTAGCTACTAATGAACGTGGTTTTATCAAGGTAGATAAATTCCAAAATACCAATGTGGCAGGTATTTATGCGGTGGGCGATATTATTGAGGGCGGTATTGAACTTACGCCAGTGGCAGTCGCCGCAGGTCGCCGTTTATCTGAACGTTTATTCAATAATAAACCAAATGAACATTTAGATTATAATTTAGTGCCAACAGTGGTATTTAGCCACCCACCGATTGGTACTATTGGTTTAACCGAACCTGAAGCTATTGCACAATATGGGGAAGACAATGTTAAGGTGTATAAATCCAGTTTCACTGCCATGTACACTGCCGTTACGCAACACCGTCAGCCTTGCCGTATGAAGTTAGTTTGTGTAGGTAAAGAGGAAAAAATTGTTGGGTTACATGGCATTGGGTTTGGTGTTGATGAAATGATCCAAGGTTTTGCTGTTGCCATTAAAATGGGAGCGACTAAGGCTGATTTTGATAATACCGTTGCTATTCACCCAACAGGTTCGGAAGAATTTGTAACGATGCGTTAA
- a CDS encoding metal ABC transporter substrate-binding protein: MTGLALFCVGITAQAQQFKVLTTFTVIQDIAQNVAGDAAVVESITKPGAEIHDYQPTPKDIVKAQSADLVLWNGLNLERWFERFFQNVKDKPSVVVTEGITPIAITEGAYKDMPNPHAWMSPSNALIYIENIKNALIKYDPKNADTYRKNAQAYAEKIQLLDQPLRAKLSQVPESQRWLVTSEGAFSYLAHDYGYKEAYLWPINAEQQGTPQQVRQLIDLVKKNNIPVVFSESTISPKPAQQVAKETGAKYGGALYVDSLSTADGPVPTYIDLLNTTVSTIVEGFNK; this comes from the coding sequence ATGACAGGACTTGCCCTGTTTTGTGTGGGAATAACTGCTCAAGCTCAACAATTTAAAGTATTAACCACCTTTACCGTCATTCAGGATATTGCTCAAAATGTGGCGGGTGATGCGGCGGTAGTGGAATCTATTACTAAACCGGGGGCAGAAATTCACGATTATCAACCCACACCAAAGGATATTGTGAAAGCACAATCAGCGGATTTGGTGTTGTGGAATGGCTTAAACTTAGAGCGTTGGTTTGAGCGTTTTTTCCAAAATGTAAAAGATAAACCATCGGTAGTTGTAACGGAAGGCATTACTCCTATTGCCATTACAGAGGGGGCTTATAAAGACATGCCTAATCCACACGCTTGGATGTCGCCATCAAATGCGTTGATTTATATTGAAAATATTAAAAACGCATTAATCAAATATGATCCTAAAAATGCTGATACTTACCGCAAAAACGCACAAGCCTATGCGGAGAAAATTCAGTTATTAGATCAACCGTTGCGGGCTAAATTATCCCAAGTGCCAGAATCACAACGTTGGCTTGTAACTAGCGAAGGGGCATTTAGTTATTTAGCTCATGATTATGGTTATAAAGAGGCTTATTTATGGCCAATTAATGCCGAGCAACAGGGAACGCCGCAACAAGTGCGTCAATTAATTGATTTAGTCAAGAAAAATAACATTCCTGTGGTATTCAGTGAAAGCACAATTTCGCCAAAACCAGCCCAACAAGTGGCGAAAGAAACAGGGGCGAAATACGGCGGTGCGTTATATGTGGATTCTTTATCTACTGCCGATGGTCCTGTGCCAACCTATATTGATTTATTGAATACAACGGTATCTACCATTGTAGAGGGTTTTAATAAATAA
- a CDS encoding ATP-binding cassette domain-containing protein, translating to MSSLVSIHVEDVSVRYSNGHVAIYDVSFALQGGMTCALLGVNGSGKSTLFNSLMGLVRPTKGNITLCGLPINQALKQNLVSYVPQSENVDWAFPVSVYDVVMMGRYGYMNFLRIPSKQDKQKVAEAMQRVNVEHLAHRQIGELSGGQKKRVFLARALAQQSKIILLDEPFTGVDVKTENAIVDLLNQLRADGHLILVSTHNLGSVPDFCDQVVMINRTVLATGNIESTFNQENLERVFGGVLRHIKLLGDDLHDDEDPRAVTVLTDDERPAVFYGHTKCDPPAPIIKNDKGKP from the coding sequence ATGTCATCATTAGTTTCTATTCATGTTGAAGATGTCAGTGTCCGTTATAGCAACGGACACGTTGCCATTTATGATGTTAGCTTTGCGTTGCAAGGAGGTATGACTTGTGCGTTATTAGGAGTAAATGGCAGTGGTAAATCCACCTTATTTAACAGCCTAATGGGCTTAGTGCGCCCTACTAAAGGCAATATTACCCTGTGCGGATTGCCGATTAACCAAGCCTTAAAACAAAATTTAGTGTCTTATGTTCCGCAAAGCGAAAATGTAGATTGGGCATTTCCTGTTTCAGTCTATGATGTGGTTATGATGGGGCGTTATGGTTATATGAACTTCTTGCGAATTCCCAGTAAACAGGATAAGCAGAAAGTCGCAGAGGCGATGCAACGGGTAAATGTTGAGCATTTAGCCCATCGTCAGATTGGTGAACTATCTGGTGGACAAAAAAAACGGGTTTTTCTTGCTCGTGCTTTGGCACAGCAAAGTAAAATTATTTTGCTTGATGAACCTTTTACGGGCGTGGACGTCAAAACGGAAAATGCCATAGTGGATCTGTTAAATCAATTACGTGCTGATGGGCATTTAATTTTAGTGTCCACCCATAATTTAGGTAGCGTGCCAGATTTTTGTGATCAAGTGGTGATGATTAATCGCACCGTTCTTGCTACAGGAAATATAGAAAGTACTTTTAACCAAGAAAATTTAGAACGTGTATTTGGTGGGGTATTACGCCATATTAAATTATTGGGCGATGATTTACATGATGATGAAGATCCACGAGCGGTAACCGTCTTAACCGATGATGAACGCCCTGCGGTATTTTATGGACATACCAAATGCGATCCACCTGCCCCCATTATTAAAAATGATAAAGGTAAACCATAA
- a CDS encoding metal ABC transporter permease, which produces MLEMLIEPFQYNYMLKAILVSAAVGGICAFLSAYLMLKGWSLIGDALSHSVVPGVAIAYAFALPYALGAFFSGFLAAVAILWIKSITKLREDAVIGFIFTTFFAIGLLIISLNPTSVDVQSIVLGNVLGISDSDMIQVLWIIAISLIFLILHWKNLLLVFFDETHARSVGLSPLAYKILFFTLLSACVVAALQTVGAILVIAMVITPGATAYLLTDRFGKLIIIAVLLGVLTSGIGAYLSYYLDGSTGGIIVSLQTLCFLLAFFFAPKYGLVKQRLANKGNMNIGEQSCK; this is translated from the coding sequence ATGCTGGAGATGCTTATTGAGCCGTTTCAATATAATTATATGTTAAAGGCTATTCTTGTCAGTGCTGCGGTGGGCGGAATTTGTGCTTTTTTATCCGCTTATTTAATGCTAAAAGGTTGGTCATTAATTGGCGATGCGTTATCCCATTCGGTTGTACCTGGTGTCGCCATTGCTTATGCCTTTGCTTTACCCTATGCTTTAGGGGCTTTTTTCTCTGGTTTTTTAGCGGCAGTCGCTATTTTATGGATAAAATCCATTACCAAATTGCGTGAAGATGCGGTAATTGGCTTTATTTTTACCACTTTTTTTGCCATTGGCTTATTGATTATTTCCTTAAATCCCACCTCGGTTGATGTACAATCTATCGTATTAGGTAATGTGCTTGGCATCAGTGATAGTGATATGATCCAAGTATTATGGATTATCGCTATTAGCCTTATTTTTCTTATTTTACATTGGAAAAATCTGTTATTAGTCTTTTTTGATGAAACCCATGCTCGTTCTGTGGGGTTATCGCCATTAGCCTATAAAATTTTATTTTTTACCCTATTAAGTGCTTGTGTAGTTGCCGCTTTGCAAACGGTTGGGGCGATTTTAGTCATCGCAATGGTCATTACCCCGGGGGCAACCGCATATTTATTAACGGATCGTTTTGGTAAACTGATTATTATTGCCGTATTACTTGGCGTACTAACCAGTGGAATCGGCGCTTATTTAAGTTATTATCTTGACGGCTCAACAGGGGGGATTATCGTTAGTTTACAAACCTTGTGTTTTCTACTGGCTTTCTTTTTTGCCCCTAAATATGGACTAGTCAAACAACGTTTAGCAAATAAAGGCAATATGAACATAGGAGAGCAATCATGCAAATAA
- a CDS encoding metal ABC transporter permease produces the protein MQIIWNWLTEPFVFPFMQNALITALTVAIICAVLSCYLVLKGWSLMGDAISHAVLPGIVIAFLLGIPLAIGAFFSGIFCAVSVGYLKENSRIKEDTAMGIVFAGMFAFGLVLFTKVETNQHLMHILFGNLLGISQAELIQTLIISLLIFAVIVAKRRDFLLYCFDPSHARVAGLSIRRLHYGLLILLALAIITAMQVVGIILVVAMLISPGITAYLLTHRFDMMLLIALITSVFSTVLGTLLSYHIDAATGPCIILLQALFFLFALIWSKIRLSLGMETNPS, from the coding sequence ATGCAAATAATTTGGAATTGGTTGACCGAGCCTTTTGTTTTCCCTTTTATGCAAAATGCCTTGATAACCGCATTAACGGTAGCGATTATTTGTGCTGTATTATCCTGTTATTTGGTCTTAAAAGGTTGGTCATTAATGGGCGATGCTATTTCACACGCTGTTTTACCGGGTATTGTTATTGCATTTTTATTGGGCATTCCACTGGCTATTGGGGCATTTTTCTCAGGTATTTTTTGTGCAGTCAGCGTGGGTTATCTAAAAGAAAATAGCCGTATTAAAGAAGATACAGCAATGGGCATCGTGTTTGCGGGAATGTTTGCTTTTGGTTTAGTGCTGTTTACTAAGGTAGAAACCAACCAACATTTAATGCACATCTTATTTGGTAACTTATTAGGCATTAGCCAAGCCGAACTTATCCAAACGCTTATTATTAGTTTGTTAATTTTTGCTGTAATTGTAGCGAAAAGACGAGATTTTTTGTTATATTGCTTCGATCCTAGCCACGCAAGGGTTGCAGGATTATCCATTCGCCGTTTACATTATGGTTTATTGATCTTATTAGCTTTAGCCATTATTACTGCAATGCAAGTGGTGGGAATTATTTTAGTGGTGGCAATGTTAATCTCGCCGGGTATTACCGCTTATTTACTCACTCATCGTTTTGATATGATGCTACTGATCGCTTTAATTACTTCCGTATTTTCCACTGTGCTAGGCACATTATTAAGTTATCATATTGATGCCGCCACAGGACCTTGTATTATTTTATTGCAAGCCCTATTCTTTTTGTTCGCATTAATTTGGTCTAAAATACGCCTGTCGCTCGGTATGGAAACTAATCCAAGCTAG
- the bioD gene encoding dethiobiotin synthase encodes MSANIVFISGIDTDIGKTIATGIYAKRLMQQGYSVITQKMIQTGCQGIAQDILCHRKIQGIGLTEEDKAGQTCGYVLDYPCSPHLAAEMQGIKIDTKKIAKQTALLAEKYDYVLIEGAGGLAVPYDEKHTSLDYLHQYGYPVILVTSGKLGSINHTLLSLMACQQYQIKVQTVIYNLYPNSDPLINQNSQQFIKNYLAQHHPDCEFMLLEQVDL; translated from the coding sequence ATGAGCGCAAACATCGTTTTTATTTCTGGCATAGATACCGACATAGGCAAAACCATTGCCACAGGCATTTACGCCAAGCGGCTTATGCAACAAGGCTATTCCGTTATTACACAAAAAATGATCCAAACAGGTTGCCAAGGAATTGCCCAAGATATTCTTTGTCATCGTAAAATTCAAGGCATAGGACTTACCGAAGAAGACAAAGCAGGCCAAACCTGTGGTTATGTGTTGGATTATCCTTGCTCGCCACACCTTGCCGCTGAAATGCAAGGTATCAAGATTGATACAAAAAAAATTGCCAAACAAACCGCACTTTTAGCGGAAAAATATGATTATGTACTGATTGAAGGAGCGGGCGGACTTGCCGTTCCCTACGATGAAAAACATACTAGCTTAGATTATTTACACCAATATGGCTACCCCGTTATCTTAGTAACATCAGGCAAATTAGGCAGCATTAATCATACCTTGCTAAGTTTAATGGCTTGCCAGCAGTATCAAATTAAAGTTCAAACCGTCATTTACAATCTCTACCCAAACAGCGATCCCTTAATTAACCAAAATAGCCAACAATTTATTAAAAATTATCTCGCCCAACATCACCCAGACTGTGAGTTTATGTTACTAGAACAAGTTGATTTATAG
- the bioC gene encoding malonyl-ACP O-methyltransferase BioC produces MSINKQQIAQQFAQASQSYDHQAKVQQQLYPLLIELLRPYQQHFSHILEIGCGSGGFSRCLQQQFQAEQWTFNDLCPQNLPLLQQKIEKTDRTFFCFGDAEQVHFPHHYQLITAASSLQWFNNIPQFLQRCASLLEPKGYLLFNVFTSQNLTEVRQLTGIGLNYPSLIQWRQWLTKQFDIIAEQQLNIALYFDQPIAVLKHLKQTGVTATSTGKGWSKQKYQDFIQQYRQQFSNHQGQVRLTYTPLLFLARKKSEQ; encoded by the coding sequence ATGTCCATAAATAAACAACAAATAGCCCAACAGTTTGCCCAAGCGAGCCAATCTTATGATCATCAAGCTAAGGTGCAACAACAACTTTATCCGCTACTCATTGAATTATTACGCCCCTACCAACAACATTTCTCACATATTTTAGAGATTGGTTGTGGTTCTGGTGGTTTTAGCCGTTGTTTACAACAACAATTTCAAGCGGAGCAATGGACATTCAATGATCTTTGCCCACAAAATTTACCCCTATTACAACAAAAAATTGAAAAAACAGACCGCACTTTTTTTTGTTTTGGCGATGCAGAACAAGTTCACTTTCCACACCATTATCAACTGATAACCGCCGCCTCAAGCCTACAATGGTTTAATAATATTCCGCAATTTTTACAACGTTGTGCCAGCTTACTTGAACCTAAAGGCTATTTATTATTTAACGTCTTTACCTCACAAAATTTAACCGAAGTACGTCAGCTCACAGGCATAGGCTTAAATTATCCAAGCCTTATCCAATGGCGACAATGGCTTACCAAACAATTTGACATCATTGCCGAACAGCAACTCAATATAGCCCTTTATTTTGATCAACCTATTGCCGTATTAAAACACCTCAAACAAACTGGCGTTACTGCCACTTCCACAGGAAAAGGTTGGAGTAAACAAAAATACCAAGATTTTATCCAACAATATCGCCAGCAATTTAGTAATCATCAAGGGCAAGTTCGCTTAACCTATACCCCCCTATTATTTTTAGCTCGCAAAAAATCGGAACAATAA